TATTCTTCCCGTTGCCCGACATACCTTTAATGAGCAAGTTTAACTTTTCCCTTTGATGACTATCCCTTCCTCCATTTTCACAATGTTCCTCCAGACTCCAGAAACAGCGGAGCTTAATGGCAGAAACGACCACTTCCTACCAGGTCCGTGGATTACCCCGATAACCGACTTCCACAAACTGGTTTCTTCTGCCTTGTACCTCCATATCCATTTAGACAAAAGAGAAACATTAATAAATTTTAATTTACATAAACCCAGCCCCCTTAATTTTTTCGGTAACGCCACCCGGTCCCGTGACACCCAATGCATCTTCTTCACATCTTTGTTTCCTGCCCAAAGGAACCTTTTCATCATAGACTCTAATTTTTCCACCACTTTAGCAGGAGCCTTGAACATGGACATATAGTATATA
Above is a window of Helianthus annuus cultivar XRQ/B chromosome 14, HanXRQr2.0-SUNRISE, whole genome shotgun sequence DNA encoding:
- the LOC110888961 gene encoding uncharacterized protein LOC110888961; translation: MSMFKAPAKVVEKLESMMKRFLWAGNKDVKKMHWVSRDRVALPKKLRGLGLCKLKFINVSLLSKWIWRYKAEETSLWKSVIGVIHGPGRKWSFLPLSSAVSGVWRNIVKMEEGIVIKGKS